A single region of the Pogoniulus pusillus isolate bPogPus1 chromosome Z, bPogPus1.pri, whole genome shotgun sequence genome encodes:
- the LOC135192915 gene encoding LOW QUALITY PROTEIN: uncharacterized protein LOC135192915 (The sequence of the model RefSeq protein was modified relative to this genomic sequence to represent the inferred CDS: substituted 1 base at 1 genomic stop codon), with product MATVERLFCLLEAHGARPSVEGLDWARENWSNCQSVAEQIVALQKEARAKSGKGKAFICAVLGACLAASIDEKQSQNGXENKIISSLQDLVDSLQGHIVTLKDEVADLKDRLKTEQKWQKWFLKEEELKQTEPACIYPQAELAAAEGAAAHMRPLIKTEMLYEDEDGTPAITTKEIPFSSTELAKLRKEFTRSAGESEVEYVWRVSKTGGDQIRLTEAEATGYWGANVFLTTGNRSGPWSLTQRAAFWAGGFDSKERGEPLVLRGGMNQIMENVQKAACLQMVYDRELKHHFESPLSLLVDPKRMTPLVRGLPDSLKMKGIQLQKEIADTPLTSRIQATLRENLTPGRNQPDGR from the coding sequence ATGGCCACGGTGGAGaggcttttctgtttgttggAAGCTCACGGTGCCCGCCCGTCCGTGGAAGGGCTGGATTGGGCCCGTGAGAACTGGAGTAACTGTCAGAGTGTGGCGGAGCAGATtgtggccctgcagaaggaggcacGGGCCAAGTCGGGAAAGGGCAAAGCcttcatctgtgcagttttgggtgcgTGTTTGGCCGCTTCAatagatgaaaagcaaagccaaaacggatgagagaataaaatcatttcctccttgcaggatCTGGTAGATTCCCTGCAAGGGCATATTGTAACTTTAAAAGACGAAGTGGCAGATCTTAAGGATAGattaaaaacagaacagaagtgGCAAAAGTGGTTTTTGAAGGAGGAAGAGTTAAAGCAAACAGAGCCTGCCTGCATATACCCCCAGGcagaactggcagcagcagagggagctgctgctcacatgcgtcctctcattaaaactgaaatgctgtatgaggatgaggatggcacCCCTGCCATCACAACCAAAGAGATacccttttcttccactgagctggccaaacTGCGTAAAGAGTTCACACGTTCGGCTGGAGAGTCTGAGGTGGAATATGTATGGCGTGTTTCTAAAACTGGAGGGGATCAAATTAGgttgacagaggctgaagctacaGGCTATTGGGGTGCTAATGTGTTCCTAACTACGGGAAATAGGAgtggtccctggagccttactCAGCGAGCAGCTTTCTGGGCTGGGGGCTTTGAttcaaaggagagaggagagcctctagttctgaggggaggcatgaatcagataatggaaaatgtgcagaaggcagcttgtTTGCAAATGGTCTATGATCGAGAACTGAAACATCATTTTGAATCGCCCCTTTCTCTCTTGGTGGACCCAAAGCGAATGACTCCTTTGGTCAGGGGACTTCCTGACTCCCTTAAGATGAAAGGCATTCAGCTTCAAAAGGAGATAGCTGACACCCCACTTACCTCCCGAATACAAGCTACTCTGAGGGAGAACTTAACACCCGGGAGGAACCAGCCCGATGGCAGATAA